The DNA sequence GACCCGGCTGTTCATCACCCCCGGCTACCGGTTCCGGGTGGTCGACCGGCTGCTGACCAATTTCCACCTGCCCCAGAGCACGCTGCTGATGCTGGTCACGGCTTTCGGCGGCTACCGCCGGGTGCTGGAGGCGTACCGGCACGCGGTCGCGCAGCACTACCGCTTCTTCAGCTACGGTGACGCAATGTGGCTCGCGCCGGGCGACCCGGGCGACCTGCCGCCGAGTATGGATGCGAATCGACATGAAGTTTGAGCTGCAGGCAACGGATCAAAAAGCGAGACGGGGCCGGATGACCTTCGCGCGGGGCTCGGTCGAGACGCCGGCGTTCATGCCGGTCGGCACCTACGGCACCGTGAAGGCGATGACTCCCGAGGAGCTGCGCGAGACCGGCGCCGAGATCATCCTGGGCAATACCTTCCACCTGATGCTGCGGCCCGGAACCGGGGTGATCCGGGCGCACGGTGACCTGCACGAGTTCATGCACTGGGACGGTCCAATCCTGACCGACTCCGGAGGCTTCCAGGTGTTCTCGCTCGCCGATCTGCGCAAGATCAGCGAGGAGGGCGTGCATTTCCAGTCGCCGGTCGATGGCAGCGCGATCCGCCTGACCCCGGAGGACTCGATGCGGGTGCAGCGGGAACTCGGCGCGGACATCGTGATGATTTTCGACGAGTGCACACCGTATCCGGCGACCGAGGACCAGGCCCAGGAGTCGATGGAACTATCGCTGCGCTGGGCGAAGCGCTCGCGCGAGGCGCACGGCGACAACCCCGCGGCATTGTTCGGAATCGTGCAGGGCGGGATGTTTCCGGCGCTGCGCGCGCGCTCGGCCGAGGCATTGCGGGCGATCGGCTTCGACGGTTACGCGGTCGGCGGGCTGTCGGTCGGCGAGCCGGAGGCGGAGCGGCTCGGGGTGCTCGATGCGACGCTGCCGCTGCTGCCGCCCGAATTCCCGCGCTACCTGATGGGTGTCGGGCGCCCCGAGGACATCGTCGAGGCGGTGCGCCGAGGGGTCGACATGTTCGACTGCGTGATGCCGACGCGCAACGCGCGTAACGGATTCCTGTACACGCGGGAAGGCATTCTGCGTATCCGCAACGCGCGCTACCGCGACGACACGGCGCCGGTCGACCCGGCCTGCGGTTGCTACACCTGCCGCCACTACTCACGGGCCTATCTGAAGCATCTGGACAAATGCAACGAGATTCTCGGGCCACGGCTGGCGACGATTCATAACCTGCATTACTACCAGGACCTGATGCGGGGGCTGCGCGACGCGATCGCGGCCGGGGAACTCGAGCGCTTCGTCGCGGACTTCTATTCCATGCGCGGCATGCCGGTCCCCGCTGTGGCATAATTCGGCCCGTCTTGAATCGCTGCCGGCTCCGAGAGCCTGCTCGAGCCCCGCGAGTTTCCCTTGCGGCGTGCCCGCAGCGGCGTCTCTCGGGCCGAAATCTGCATAGCGCGTGGCGCGCGGTTCGGCCGGTGGCGCGAAATCCATTCCGACCCTTTCGAACGGAGTAACCAGATGGACTTTCTCATTTCCGCAGCCCATGCGCAGGAGGGCGGCGCCGCCGGTGGCGGCATGATCGAGTTCCTGATCATGATCGCGATCTTCTTCGCGATCATGTACTTTCTGATCATCCGCCCGCAGAGCAAGCGGGCCAAGGAGCACCGCGCGATGGTCGAGGCCCTGTCGAAGGGCGACGAGATCGTGACCAACGGCGGTCTGCTCGCGAAAATCACCGAGGTGGGCGAGAACTTCGTGAAGGCCGACGTGGCCGATGGCGTCAACGTCATCATCCAGCGCCAGTCGGTCGCCGCCGTTATGCCGAAAGGCACCATGAAAGACGTGTAAAGAACGCCGATGCGCAACGCCTATCCTGTCTGGGTCTACGCCCTGATCGTCCTGGCCATCTTCACGGGCGGCCTGTATGCATTGCCGAACATTTTCCCGGAAGACCCGGCAGTGCAGGTCGCCAATTCCCGGACCGGTGTGGTCGACGAGAACGTCGCTTCGATCATCGATGTGATCCTCGGTGCCCAGGGGCTGACGCCGCACCAGATCGAGGAGCGCGATGGGCAGAAACTGCTGCGTTTCGACAGCGCCGAGCGGCAGCTGCGCGCGGCCGACGTCCTGCGCGGTGCGCTGGATGACGACCATGTCGTGGCGTTGAGCCTGGCCCCGGCAACGCCGGAGTGGTTGCGCGCGATCAACGGCCGGCCGATGGCATTGGGGCTGGACCTGCGGGGCGGGGTGCACTTCCTGATGGAGGTGGATCTGAACGCGGTGATCGGAACGGCGATGGAACGCTACACCAACGAGTTCCGCGGCCGGCTGCGCGAGGAGCGCCTGTCGTTCGAGGAGATCGAACGCGGCGCCCGCGACCTCAGGATCCGCTTCGCCTCCGAACAGGATCGTGCGCAGGCGCTGACCTGGCTGCGCCGGAACTACCGCGGCGAACTCGAGTTCGTCGAGCGCGGCCAGGGCGCCGACAGCAGCCTCGAAGCTACGCTGGACGGCGAGCATCTGACCGAGTTGCGGCGTCTGGCGCTGCAGCAGAACATCTCGACGCTGCGCAAGCGCGTCGACGAGCTGGGGGTTGCCGAACCGATCATCGCGCAACAGGGCGAGAGCCGCATCGTGGTGCAGCTTCCCGGGGTGCAGGATACCGCCCGGGCGAAGGAAATCCTGGGTGCCACCGCCACACTCGAGTTCCGCATGGTTGCGGAGGGTGAGGATGCCCGGGCGGCGGCCGAAACGGGCCGGGTTCCCACCGGCGCACGGCTCTATTACGAGCGTGACGGGGCGCCTGTGTTGCTGCAGCGGCGCGTGATGCTGACCGGGGACTACATCACCGGAGCCTCGTCCGGAATCGCTCAGGATACCGGCGGGCCGGCGGTGTTCATCAACCTGGACGGGCAGGGCGCGCGGATCTTTTCCCGGGTCACGGCCGAGAACGTCGGGCGGCTGATGGCCACGGTCTTCATCGAAACCCGCACCGAGACCACCGAGGAGGACGGCGAGCTCGTGCGGCGGACCTCGCGCAGCGAAGAGGTCATCAACATCGCCCGCATCAACGAGCCTCTCGGCCGGCGGTTCCAGATCACGGGCCTCGAAAGCACGCGCGAGGCGCATAACCTCGCGTTGCTGTTGCGGGCCGGCGCGCTGGCGGCGCCGATGTCGATCGTGGAAGAACGCACGGTGGGGCCGAGCCTCGGGCAGGAGAACATCGACCGGGGCATGCAGTCGGTGATCATCGGCTTCATCGCGGTAATGCTGTTCATGATTCTCTACTACCGCGTGTTCGGGCTGATCGCGAACTTCGCGCTGGCCTTGAACCTCGTGTTCATCGTGTCGATTCTGTCGATGCTCCAGGCCACGCTGACGCTTCCTGGAATCGCCGGTATCGTGCTGGTCGTCGGTATTGCGGTGGATGCTAACGTGCTGATTTTTGAGCGAATACGCGAGGAGCTGCGCAATGGGATGTCGCCGAAGGCGGCGATCTCCGGCGGCTACGAGCGGGCGTTCTCGACCATCGCGGATGCGAACGTGACTACCCTGATCGCCGCGGTGGTGCTGTTCCTGTTCGGCACCGGCCCGATCAAGGGATTCGCGATCACGCTGTCGATCGGGGTCGTGGTGTCGATGTTCACCGCGATCGTGGTCACGCGCGCCATCGTCAACCTGACCTACGGTCGCCAGCGGCGCATCACGCGGCTGGCGATCTAGTCCCGGAATCTATCCATGCTGCCACATCTCAATTTCGCCGAATCGAACATCAACTTTCTGGGGCGCCGCAAGATCGCGATCGCCTTTTCGATCGTTCTGATCCTCGCGTCGGTGCTGCTGCTGGCCACGCGGGGCCTGAATTTCGGCATCGACTTCACCGGCGGCACGCTGGTCGAGGTCGGGTATCC is a window from the Thioalkalivibrio paradoxus ARh 1 genome containing:
- the tgt gene encoding tRNA guanosine(34) transglycosylase Tgt gives rise to the protein MKFELQATDQKARRGRMTFARGSVETPAFMPVGTYGTVKAMTPEELRETGAEIILGNTFHLMLRPGTGVIRAHGDLHEFMHWDGPILTDSGGFQVFSLADLRKISEEGVHFQSPVDGSAIRLTPEDSMRVQRELGADIVMIFDECTPYPATEDQAQESMELSLRWAKRSREAHGDNPAALFGIVQGGMFPALRARSAEALRAIGFDGYAVGGLSVGEPEAERLGVLDATLPLLPPEFPRYLMGVGRPEDIVEAVRRGVDMFDCVMPTRNARNGFLYTREGILRIRNARYRDDTAPVDPACGCYTCRHYSRAYLKHLDKCNEILGPRLATIHNLHYYQDLMRGLRDAIAAGELERFVADFYSMRGMPVPAVA
- the yajC gene encoding preprotein translocase subunit YajC produces the protein MDFLISAAHAQEGGAAGGGMIEFLIMIAIFFAIMYFLIIRPQSKRAKEHRAMVEALSKGDEIVTNGGLLAKITEVGENFVKADVADGVNVIIQRQSVAAVMPKGTMKDV
- the secD gene encoding protein translocase subunit SecD — its product is MRNAYPVWVYALIVLAIFTGGLYALPNIFPEDPAVQVANSRTGVVDENVASIIDVILGAQGLTPHQIEERDGQKLLRFDSAERQLRAADVLRGALDDDHVVALSLAPATPEWLRAINGRPMALGLDLRGGVHFLMEVDLNAVIGTAMERYTNEFRGRLREERLSFEEIERGARDLRIRFASEQDRAQALTWLRRNYRGELEFVERGQGADSSLEATLDGEHLTELRRLALQQNISTLRKRVDELGVAEPIIAQQGESRIVVQLPGVQDTARAKEILGATATLEFRMVAEGEDARAAAETGRVPTGARLYYERDGAPVLLQRRVMLTGDYITGASSGIAQDTGGPAVFINLDGQGARIFSRVTAENVGRLMATVFIETRTETTEEDGELVRRTSRSEEVINIARINEPLGRRFQITGLESTREAHNLALLLRAGALAAPMSIVEERTVGPSLGQENIDRGMQSVIIGFIAVMLFMILYYRVFGLIANFALALNLVFIVSILSMLQATLTLPGIAGIVLVVGIAVDANVLIFERIREELRNGMSPKAAISGGYERAFSTIADANVTTLIAAVVLFLFGTGPIKGFAITLSIGVVVSMFTAIVVTRAIVNLTYGRQRRITRLAI